From a single Diachasmimorpha longicaudata isolate KC_UGA_2023 chromosome 13, iyDiaLong2, whole genome shotgun sequence genomic region:
- the LOC135168658 gene encoding FMRFamide-related peptides-like produces MINHGLIYGLIITMNLALAKGTVMRPLKIDSSPLSIYKTSLDNEFDYVLKRSGLQNVDDSPDSKERRSQMGSSFIRFGRNHHQGSLESPDDSANNLNEVNPGSSRTPRGRSDVIIRFGRAGLPTFDSPRFSTTGRSQTIPLTLQKLAVICPTILTTPESALHNDLLVRLCTSLTLQFSDLDNNY; encoded by the coding sequence ATCAATCACGGATTAATTTATGGATTAATCATCACGATGAATTTGGCACTGGCAAAGGGTACGGTGATGAGGCCgttaaaaattgattcatcCCCCTTGAGTATTTACAAAACAAGTTTAGACAATGAATTTGACTACGTATTGAAGCGCTCTGGCCTGCAAAATGTGGACGACAGTCCAGATTCGAAAGAACGTCGGAGTCAAATGGGCTCATCATTCATCAGATTTGGGCGGAACCATCATCAGGGCAGCCTGGAGAGTCCCGACGATTCCGCCAATAATCTTAATGAAGTAAATCCGGGTTCATCGAGAACTCCAAGGGGAAGATCTGATGTCATTATAAGATTTGGACGCGCTGGTTTGCCAACTTTCGATTCTCCACGATTTTCTACCACCGGTAGAAGTCAAACGATACCCCTGACCTTACAAAAACTCGCTGTCATCTGTCCCACGATTTTGACAACCCCCGAATCCGCTCTTCATAATGATCTACTTGTGAGACTCTGTACCTCATTAACTCTTCAATTCTCAGATCTGGATaataattactga
- the LOC135168649 gene encoding transient receptor potential protein, translating into MNPSESQQDLLENEARAPSLQSLNPPVEYTLGPVEKHFLLSAERGDCATVKRLLEEHKGHPEILNINCVDPLNRSALIAAIENENIELITILLELGIAVNDALLHAIKEEYVEAVEMLLDWEEKIHEPGKPYSWEFSDSSSSNFTPDITPLILAAHKNNYEILKILLDRGATLPSPHDGRCGCDECVTSSEKDSLRHSHSRINAYRALTSPSLIALSSRDPLLTAFELSWELRRLSRMEQEFRFEYNELKEQCQEFATSLLDHARTSHELELMLNYNPTGENWEPGERQTLDRLKLAIKYKQKQFVAHPNVQQLLGAIWYDGLPGFRRLSMIGQLVKVAKLGAMFPVYSTIYMLSPTSKMGLFMKKPFVKFICHSSSYAFFLMLLGMASQRVEYLAIELFGNAWMREILEGWKKHERGCIPGFVESGVMIYVISLITGEIRSLWSDGMLEYISDLWNIVDFIQNMFYVIWITLRMTAWYTVQREYWSGENPWYPRDQWDAFDPMLLSEGAFAAGMIFSFLKLVHIFSVNPHLGPLQISLGRMIIDIIKFFFIYTLVLFAFGCGMNQLMWYYADLEKSKCYHLPTGLPDFDNQEKACSIWRRFANLFETSQSLFWASFGMIDLMSFDLTGIKSFTRFWALLMFGSYSVINVIVLLNMLIAMMSNSYQIISERSDTEWKFARSHLWMSYFEDGDTVPPPFNMIPTAKTFNKIIRCGNTGRPTKSLIKKSREKARDRHETVMRLLVRRYVTAEQRKRDDFGITEDDVMEIRQDISTLRYELIDILRQNGMRTPAMEKSEVSGKKGRVMERRLQKDFQIGIVEGIVNAVIQSEKEPKDVFSQLAKAIGRRSSSNTKKDWNAVVRQNTIPTDPIGSKSEAAIRQTRRSLRRQQQMQPDSDLASLDPNRLVEYNPNLMDVTPTTRVAYAKFIMGKMNKQTDTPVKSGDDETTGAPESGNETATKPAVPSRSSVKINVTDALARAPSLSSTTSESIKRGVLKKSISTHSQDKGERIIPSPIPEDPEDDSNNPEVTPREMKDGDVNVNAEKKPTVVLKTENEKEEPPPPKVDVKKDVVTKQQSDSPETKPRGKSKATGRVMGGWI; encoded by the exons ATGAATCCATCTGAATCGCAGCAAGATTTGTTGGAGAATGAAGCAAGAGCACCGTCACTACAATCACTTAATCCACCGGTTGAGTACACACTTGGCCCCGTTGAGAAGCATTTTTTACTCAGTGCAGAACGCGGTGATTGTGCAACCGTCAAAAG ACTTCTCGAGGAACACAAGGGCCATCCTGAGATACTCAATATAAACTGCGTGGACCCGTTGAATCGATCTGCTCTCATTGCTgctattgaaaatgaaaatatcgagttgataacaattttattgGAGCTTGGTATTGCTGTCAAT GACGCGCTGTTGCATGCAATCAAAGAGGAGTACGTTGAAGCTGTGGAGATGCTTCTGGAttgggaagaaaaaattcacgagCCCGGAAAGCCTTAT AGTTGGGAATTCAGTGACTCGTCCTCCTCGAATTTTACTCCTGACATAACGCCATTGATTTTAGCAGctcacaaaaataattatgaaatactGAAGATCCTTCTTGATCGGGGAGCAACACTGCCAAGTCCCCATGATGGCAG ATGTGGCTGCGATGAGTGTGTTACATCCAGTGAGAAGGATTCTCTACGCCATTCGCATTCTCGTATAAATGCTTATCGTGCCCTTACATCACCCTCTCTCATAGCTCTGTCATCGCGCGATCCGTTATTGACAGCTTTCGAATTATCATGGGAATTGCGACGGTTGAGTCGGATGGAGCAGGAATTTAGATTTGAGtacaat GAATTGAAGGAACAGTGTCAGGAATTCGCAACATCTCTACTAGATCATGCTCGCACCTCTCATGAACTTGAACTGATGCTGAACTACAATCCCACTGGTGAAAATTGGGAGCCGGGGGAAAGGCAAACCTTGGATAGACTCAAACTCGCTATTAAGTACAAACAAAAACAA tTTGTGGCTCATCCCAATGTCCAACAGCTACTTGGGGCTATTTGGTACGATGGTCTACCTGGTTTTCGTCGGCTCAGCATGATTGGACAACTCGTGAAAGTCGCAAAACTCGGCGCAATGTTTCCAGTTTATAGTACTATTTATATGCTGTCACCTACCTCCAAAATGGGTCTCTTCATGAAGAAACCCTTTGTCAAGTTCATTTGTCACTCCTCCTCTTACGCCTTCTTCCTAA TGCTCTTGGGGATGGCCTCGCAAAGAGTTGAATATCTTGCGATTGAGTTGTTTGGTAATGCCTGGATGAGGGAAATATTGGAAGGATGGAAGAAACATGAAAGAGGATGCATTCCAGGATTCGTTGAGAGCGGTGTCATGATTTATGTGATAA GTTTAATAACCGGCGAAATACGATCATTATGGAGTGATGGTATGCTAGAGTACATTTCAGATTTATGGAATATTGTCGATTTCATTCAGAACATGTTCTACGTCATTTGGATAACCCTCAGGATGACAGCCTGGTACACAGTTCAG AGAGAGTATTGGAGTGGAGAAAATCCGTGGTACCCCAGAGATCAGTGGGACGCTTTTGATCCAATGCTCCTGTCTGAGGGTGCATTTGCTGCTGGCATGATATTCAGTTTTTTAAAACTCGTTCACATATTCAGTGTTAATCCCCATTTGGGACCACTTCAGATATCATTAGGGCGGATGATTATcgatattattaaatttttcttcatctacACACTGGTTTTATTCGCGTTTGGATGTGGAATGAATCAACTCATGTGGTATTACGCTGATCTTGAGAAGTCCAAGTGCTATCATCTACCAACTGGCCTACCCGATTTCGATAATCAGGAGAAGGCCTGTTCGATATGGCGACGTTTTGCTAA TTTGTTCGAAACATCTCAATCGCTGTTCTGGGCGAGCTTTGGGATGATTGACCTGATGTCCTTCGACTTGACTGGGATAAAGAGCTTCACGAGATTCTGGGCGTTGTTGATGTTCGGTTCCTACTCGGTTATCAATGTCATTGTTCTCCTGAACATGCTCATCGCTATGATGTCCAattcatatcagataatttcg GAACGATCAGACACTGAATGGAAATTTGCCAGAAGTCATCTGTGGATGAGTTACTTCGAAGATGGGGATACGGTACCGCCCCCCTTCAATATGATCCCAACGGCCAAgacatttaataaaataattcgatGTGGAAATACTGGACGGCCGACCAAGTCTCTCATT aaaaaatcccGTGAAAAGGCGAGAGATCGTCATGAAACTGTCATGCGATTGTTGGTCCGTCGATATGTAACGGCTGAGCAGCGAAAACGAGATGATTTTGGCATAACTGAGGACGATGTAATGGAAATTCGTCAGGACATATCAACGCTGCGTTATGAATTGATTGACATTCTCCGGCAAAATGGTATGCGAACACCGGCAATGGAGAAATCCGAAGTGTCCGGGAAGAAGGGGCGCGTGATGGAGCGTCGTCTTCAGAAGGACTTCCAAATTGGCATAGTCGAAGGAATCGTAAACGCGGTGATTCAAAGTGAAAAAGAACCGAAGGATGTTTTCAGTCAATTGGCAAAGGCAATTGGCCGACGCTCGAGTTCTAATACTAAGAAAGATTGGAATGCTGTCGTTCGACAAAATACTATTCCAACCGATCCAATCGGCAGTAAAAGTGAAGCTGCCATTCGACAGACCCGAAGAAGTCTTCGCCGACAGCAGCAAATGCAACCGGACTCGGACTTGGCTTCACTCGATCCAAATCGATTGGTCGAGTATAATCCAAATTTGATGGATGTCACACCGACCACTAGAGTGGCATATGCCAAATTTATAATGGGCAAGATGAATAAACAAACTGACACACCAGTGAAGTCTGGCGATGATGAGACCACAG gtGCTCCTGAATCAGGAAATGAGACAGCAACAAAACCAGCTGTTCCATCGAGGTCAAGTGTCAAAATCAACGTGACAGATGCACTAGCTCGTGCACCCTCGTTAAGCTCTACGACGAGTGAATCTATAAAACGTGGAgtcttgaaaaaatcaatctccaCACATAGCCAGGACAAAGGAGAAAGAATCATTCCATCTCCGATACCCGAGGATCCTGAGGATGACAGTAACAATCCAGAAGTCACTCCGAGGGAGATGAAAGATGGCGATGTAAATGTCAATGCAGAAAAGAAACCGACTGTTGTACTGAAAACGGAGAATGAGAAGGAAGAACCACCACCGCCAAAAGTCGATGTGAAAAAAGATGTTGTGACAAAACAACAGTCCGATTCACCGGAGACAAAACCTCGGGGAAAGTCAAAAGCAACTGGTCGTGTTATGGGTGGATGGATATAA
- the LOC135168659 gene encoding cytochrome b5-like — MSYPTYTLEEVACHNGKLETGLWIVIKDTVYDVTEYIDKHPGGQELILEYAGKDATSAFNDFGHSSDATALLKLYKIGQLAEGERKKGKGPNEVRRKNRLNFFPLFRSCSA, encoded by the exons ATGTCATACCCAACGTATACACTCGAGGAAGTTGCCTGTCACAATGGCAAATTAGAAACTGGTCTGTGGATCGTGATCAAAGATACTGTTTATGATGTGACGGAGTATATAGATAAG CATCCAGGAGGACAAGAATTAATTCTCGAATACGCTGGGAAAGACGCCACGTCAGCTTTTAATGATTTTGGTCACTCGTCAGATGCAACTGCTCTCCTCAAACTTTACAAAATTGGCCAACTCGCTGAG GGCGAAAGAAAAAAGGGCAAAGGACCAAACGAAGTGagacggaaaaatcgactaaattttttccccctatTCCGAAGCTGTTCAGCATGA